One genomic window of Cupriavidus malaysiensis includes the following:
- a CDS encoding UDP-N-acetylmuramoyl-L-alanyl-D-glutamate--2,6-diaminopimelate ligase, whose amino-acid sequence MSGKAMLPIELAAEADNALAWLRAHAPATARLTGDTRRLAPGDVFFAYVLGNQRLSTDGRPHIAQAIAAGASAVIYEADGFAWQHGQAVAHLGVDGLHRLAGPVAAGWYGNLAQPLAVTGITGTNGKTSCSQWLARLLQAAGTPCAAIGTLGTGFPGALKMTGFTTPDAVQLQASLAELRTAGARAVAMEVSSHGLEQGRVAGTCFDVAVLTNLTQDHLDYHGTMAEYEAAKALLFQWPGLRTAVVNRDDAMGRRLLAGGGAKLSAPQVIEYGIDGPAGASLAGPRGQWLRASAVQATTGGTSFHIDGSFGSAEVVTSMIGAFNVSNLLAVLGAALANGVPWDAALAALRGLTPVEGRMELFGGHDGPLAVVDYAHTPDALEQTLAALRPVAQARGGRLWCVFGCGGDRDPIKRPLMGAVAERLADEVVLTSDNPRSEDPQDILEAIADGMRERARARLIEDRAAAILHAIRHAGAADVVLVAGKGHEATQEVNGRKRPFSDREHVRLTLGARGVSA is encoded by the coding sequence ATGAGCGGCAAGGCCATGCTTCCCATCGAACTGGCGGCCGAGGCCGACAACGCGCTGGCCTGGCTGCGCGCACATGCGCCCGCCACGGCCAGGTTGACCGGCGACACGCGCCGCCTGGCGCCGGGCGATGTGTTCTTCGCCTACGTGCTCGGCAACCAGCGCCTGTCCACCGACGGCCGGCCGCATATCGCCCAGGCCATTGCCGCCGGCGCCTCGGCGGTGATCTACGAGGCCGACGGCTTCGCCTGGCAGCACGGTCAGGCGGTCGCCCATCTCGGCGTCGACGGCCTGCACCGCCTGGCCGGCCCGGTTGCCGCCGGCTGGTACGGCAACCTGGCGCAGCCGCTGGCGGTGACCGGCATCACCGGCACCAATGGCAAGACCTCGTGCAGCCAGTGGCTGGCCCGGCTGCTGCAGGCGGCCGGCACCCCCTGCGCGGCAATCGGCACGCTCGGCACCGGTTTCCCCGGTGCCCTGAAGATGACCGGCTTCACCACGCCCGATGCGGTGCAACTGCAGGCCAGCCTGGCCGAGCTGCGCACAGCCGGTGCGCGCGCCGTCGCCATGGAAGTGTCGTCGCACGGCCTCGAGCAGGGGCGCGTGGCCGGGACCTGCTTCGATGTGGCGGTGTTGACCAACCTGACCCAGGACCATCTCGACTACCACGGCACCATGGCCGAGTACGAGGCGGCGAAGGCGCTGCTGTTCCAGTGGCCCGGCCTGCGCACCGCAGTGGTCAACCGCGACGACGCCATGGGGCGCCGCCTGCTGGCCGGCGGCGGCGCCAAGCTGTCGGCCCCGCAGGTGATCGAGTACGGCATCGACGGCCCGGCCGGCGCCAGCCTTGCCGGCCCGCGCGGCCAATGGCTGCGCGCCAGCGCCGTGCAGGCCACCACCGGCGGCACCAGTTTCCACATCGACGGCAGCTTCGGCAGCGCCGAGGTGGTGACGTCGATGATCGGCGCCTTCAATGTCAGCAACCTGCTGGCCGTGCTGGGTGCCGCGCTCGCCAACGGCGTGCCCTGGGACGCCGCGCTCGCGGCGCTGCGCGGGCTGACCCCGGTCGAGGGGCGCATGGAGCTGTTCGGCGGCCACGACGGGCCGCTCGCCGTGGTCGACTACGCACATACGCCGGACGCGCTGGAGCAGACGCTGGCCGCGCTGCGGCCGGTGGCGCAGGCACGCGGTGGACGGCTCTGGTGCGTGTTCGGCTGCGGTGGCGACCGCGATCCGATCAAGCGTCCGCTGATGGGCGCCGTGGCCGAACGGCTGGCCGACGAAGTGGTCCTCACCAGCGACAACCCGCGCAGCGAAGACCCGCAGGACATCCTGGAGGCCATTGCCGACGGCATGCGGGAGCGCGCGCGCGCGCGCCTGATCGAGGACCGCGCCGCCGCCATCCTCCACGCCATCCGCCATGCCGGCGCCGCCGACGTGGTGCTGGTGGCCGGCAAGGGCCATGAGGCCACCCAGGAAGTGAATGGCCGCAAGCGGCCTTTCTCCGACCGCGAGCATGTGCGCCTGACCCTGGGCGCGCGCGGAGTCTCGGCATGA
- a CDS encoding peptidoglycan D,D-transpeptidase FtsI family protein — protein sequence MTIARSGQGVGARARADGANGRARPRSGQFSASPVLGLRLPMWRSKFVVFLMFAAFVALAARALWIQGPGNQFYEAQGKKRFQRTLELPATRGKILDRNGLVLATSLPVRAIWAVPEDVPEQVELDKIQRLAKLLGMSEKELSKKLSEDKSFVYLKRQVEPDVADKIAELKIDGIHQMREYKRFYPEGEAMAHVVGFTNVEDKGQEGVELSQESVLAGKPGARQVIKDRLGRVVEDVGVLKTPRDGADLQLSIDAKIQYLAFNEVKAVVERNKAKAASAVVLDAQTGEILALANWPTYNPNDRTRLSGEQLRNRVLTDTFEPGSMMKPITVGLALQLGRVTPSTVIQTSGKFTYEGATISDTHNYGALTVAGVIQKSSNIGTMKIAMQLKPQEMWDMFTSVGLGQAPKIGFPGAVAGRVRPWKSWRPIEQATMSYGYGLSVSLLQMAHAYTIFAHDGELIPLSIFRTSGPVGGERVLSPEVARQVRAMLETVTAPGGTAPQAQVMGYRVGGKTGTAYKHVGRGYDRSKYRASFAGLAPMSNPRVIVAVSVDEPSAGSHYGGAVAGPVFAALTSGALRALNVQPDSPIRQLVVTDGVQESEPWSGSQ from the coding sequence ATGACCATCGCCCGTTCCGGCCAGGGCGTCGGCGCGCGTGCGCGCGCCGACGGTGCCAACGGCCGCGCGCGTCCGCGCAGCGGCCAGTTCTCGGCCAGTCCGGTGCTCGGCCTGAGGCTGCCGATGTGGCGTTCCAAGTTCGTCGTGTTCCTGATGTTTGCCGCCTTCGTGGCGCTGGCCGCGCGCGCGCTGTGGATCCAGGGGCCTGGCAACCAGTTCTACGAGGCGCAAGGCAAGAAGCGTTTCCAGCGCACGCTCGAGCTGCCGGCCACGCGCGGCAAGATCCTCGACCGCAACGGCCTGGTGCTGGCCACCAGCCTGCCGGTGCGGGCCATCTGGGCGGTGCCGGAGGACGTGCCGGAGCAGGTCGAGCTGGACAAGATCCAGCGCCTGGCCAAGCTGCTCGGCATGTCCGAGAAGGAATTGAGCAAGAAGCTGTCCGAGGACAAGAGCTTCGTCTACCTGAAGCGCCAGGTGGAGCCCGACGTGGCGGACAAGATCGCCGAACTGAAGATCGACGGCATCCACCAGATGCGCGAGTACAAGCGCTTCTATCCCGAGGGCGAGGCGATGGCCCACGTGGTCGGCTTCACCAATGTCGAGGACAAGGGGCAGGAGGGCGTCGAGCTGTCGCAGGAGTCCGTGCTGGCGGGCAAGCCCGGCGCGCGCCAGGTGATCAAGGACCGGCTCGGCCGGGTGGTCGAGGACGTCGGCGTCCTGAAGACGCCGCGCGACGGCGCCGACCTGCAGCTCTCCATCGACGCCAAGATCCAGTACCTGGCCTTCAACGAGGTCAAGGCGGTGGTCGAGCGCAACAAGGCCAAGGCCGCCAGCGCCGTGGTGCTCGACGCGCAGACCGGCGAGATCCTGGCGCTGGCCAACTGGCCTACCTATAACCCGAACGACCGCACCCGCCTGTCGGGCGAACAGTTGCGCAACCGCGTGTTGACCGACACCTTCGAGCCGGGCTCGATGATGAAGCCGATCACCGTCGGCCTGGCCCTGCAGCTCGGCCGCGTGACGCCGTCGACCGTGATCCAGACCAGCGGCAAGTTCACCTACGAAGGCGCGACCATCTCCGACACCCATAACTACGGCGCCCTGACCGTGGCCGGCGTGATCCAGAAGTCGAGCAACATCGGCACGATGAAGATCGCGATGCAGCTCAAGCCGCAGGAGATGTGGGACATGTTCACCAGCGTCGGCCTCGGCCAGGCGCCCAAGATCGGCTTCCCCGGCGCGGTGGCCGGGCGCGTGCGGCCGTGGAAGAGCTGGCGCCCGATCGAGCAGGCGACCATGTCCTACGGCTACGGCCTGTCGGTCTCCCTGTTGCAGATGGCCCATGCCTACACCATCTTTGCCCATGACGGCGAGCTGATCCCGCTGTCGATCTTCCGCACCAGCGGTCCGGTGGGCGGCGAGCGCGTGCTGTCGCCGGAGGTGGCGCGCCAGGTGCGCGCCATGCTGGAAACCGTGACGGCGCCGGGCGGCACCGCGCCGCAGGCGCAGGTGATGGGCTACCGCGTCGGCGGCAAGACCGGCACGGCCTACAAGCACGTCGGTCGCGGCTATGACCGCAGCAAGTACCGCGCATCCTTCGCCGGCCTGGCGCCGATGTCCAACCCGCGCGTGATCGTTGCGGTCAGCGTGGACGAGCCGTCCGCCGGCAGCCACTACGGCGGCGCCGTCGCCGGCCCGGTCTTCGCCGCGCTGACCAGCGGCGCGCTGCGCGCGCTGAACGTGCAGCCGGACTCGCCGATCCGCCAGCTGGTGGTGACCGACGGGGTGCAGGAAAGCGAACCCTGGAGCGGATCCCAATGA
- the ftsL gene encoding cell division protein FtsL, whose amino-acid sequence MNRLAFFLLVALMLCALSLVGAQHQARTLFVALERAQSEEKQLDVDWSRLQYQQSALSKSARIADAARSQLQMSPVTPGRTQYLSGIVLAPASGVAAAPASSAEGRP is encoded by the coding sequence GTGAACCGCCTGGCCTTCTTCCTGCTCGTGGCCCTGATGCTGTGCGCGCTGTCCCTGGTCGGCGCGCAGCACCAGGCTCGCACGCTGTTCGTTGCACTCGAGCGGGCGCAGAGCGAGGAGAAGCAGCTCGACGTCGACTGGTCGCGCCTGCAATACCAGCAGAGCGCGCTCAGCAAGAGCGCGCGCATTGCCGATGCGGCGCGCAGCCAGCTGCAGATGTCCCCGGTCACCCCCGGGCGTACCCAGTACCTGTCCGGCATCGTGCTGGCGCCCGCCAGCGGCGTTGCGGCGGCGCCGGCCAGCAGCGCGGAGGGCCGGCCATGA
- the rsmH gene encoding 16S rRNA (cytosine(1402)-N(4))-methyltransferase RsmH produces MSPTATPGTTALRHRTVMLDEAVEALLWRSDGVYVDGTFGRGGHSRAVLARLGPAGALVAFDKDPAAIAEAGTIQDARFSIEHASFAEMGACLSGRAPVAGVLLDLGISSPQIDEASRGFSFRFEGPLDMRMDTTRGITAAEWLAQADEKDIARVIRDYGEERFAVQIAKAIVARRSEPGDGGPIATTSDLAALVAKAVKTREKGQDPATRTFQALRIHVNQELADLERGLSAAYELLEVGGRLVVISFHSLEDRIVKRFMQAHARPQQDADPALRRAPLRAADLPQPTLKLLGRYKPSEAEVADNPRARSAVMRVAEKLPPAGVRA; encoded by the coding sequence ATGAGCCCAACCGCAACGCCGGGAACCACCGCCCTGCGCCATCGCACCGTGATGCTGGACGAAGCCGTCGAGGCTTTGCTCTGGCGCTCGGATGGCGTCTATGTGGACGGTACCTTCGGGCGCGGGGGGCATAGCCGGGCCGTGCTGGCCCGGCTCGGACCAGCCGGCGCCCTGGTCGCCTTCGACAAGGATCCGGCAGCAATCGCAGAAGCGGGCACCATCCAGGATGCCCGCTTCTCCATTGAGCATGCGAGCTTCGCGGAGATGGGCGCGTGCCTGTCCGGCCGCGCACCGGTGGCGGGCGTGCTGCTCGACCTCGGCATCAGCTCGCCGCAGATCGACGAGGCGTCACGGGGATTCTCCTTTCGTTTCGAGGGGCCGCTGGACATGCGCATGGACACCACGCGCGGCATCACCGCCGCCGAGTGGCTGGCGCAGGCGGATGAGAAAGACATCGCGAGGGTGATACGGGACTATGGGGAAGAACGGTTTGCTGTACAGATTGCAAAGGCGATTGTTGCTCGCCGGAGCGAACCCGGCGATGGCGGACCCATTGCCACTACATCCGACCTTGCCGCGCTCGTGGCGAAAGCCGTCAAGACTCGCGAGAAGGGTCAGGACCCTGCGACCCGCACCTTTCAAGCTCTACGGATTCACGTCAATCAAGAGCTTGCGGACCTCGAAAGAGGCCTGAGCGCGGCGTACGAGTTGCTGGAGGTCGGAGGGCGCCTGGTGGTGATCAGCTTTCACTCGCTGGAGGATCGCATCGTCAAGCGGTTCATGCAGGCGCACGCCCGCCCCCAGCAGGACGCCGATCCGGCCCTGCGGCGCGCGCCGCTGCGCGCCGCCGACCTGCCCCAGCCCACGCTCAAGCTGCTCGGCCGCTACAAGCCCAGCGAGGCCGAGGTCGCGGACAACCCGCGCGCGCGCTCGGCGGTGATGCGCGTGGCGGAGAAACTGCCGCCGGCGGGAGTGCGCGCGTGA
- the mraZ gene encoding division/cell wall cluster transcriptional repressor MraZ, translating to MFQGASALSLDAKGRMSIPARHREALQQQAEGRVTLTKHPDGCLLLFPRPEWETFRSRIAALPMDAHWWKRIFLGNAADVDMDGAGRVLIAPELRSAAMLDKEVMLLGMGSHFEVWDAATYAAKEQQAMAQGMPEALKNFSF from the coding sequence TTGTTTCAGGGAGCTTCGGCGCTGTCGCTGGATGCCAAGGGCCGGATGTCGATTCCGGCGAGGCATCGCGAGGCGCTGCAACAACAGGCCGAGGGCCGGGTGACGCTGACCAAGCACCCGGATGGCTGCCTGCTGCTCTTTCCTCGTCCCGAATGGGAAACCTTCCGTAGCCGGATTGCGGCGCTGCCGATGGATGCGCACTGGTGGAAGCGCATCTTTCTGGGCAACGCCGCCGACGTGGACATGGACGGCGCAGGCCGCGTGCTGATCGCACCGGAACTGCGCAGTGCCGCCATGCTCGACAAGGAAGTGATGCTGCTCGGCATGGGCAGCCACTTCGAAGTCTGGGATGCCGCGACATACGCCGCCAAGGAACAGCAGGCGATGGCGCAGGGCATGCCGGAAGCATTGAAGAATTTCTCTTTCTGA
- the coq7 gene encoding 2-polyprenyl-3-methyl-6-methoxy-1,4-benzoquinone monooxygenase: MDTLIREFDVALRAIAGVTRAARPNPADTLAPDDAALSEDERRHVAGLMRINHVGEVCAQALYQAQKLTARTPAVRTQMDTAAREEEDHLAWCADRLRELGSRPSLLNPLWYAGAFAIGWAAGRAGDRVSLGFVAETERQVEQHLSGHLERLPAADSRSRAILEQMRDDEVRHGDAAREAGGMPLPDPVRAVMRLASRVMTTAAYRL, encoded by the coding sequence ATGGACACCCTGATTCGAGAATTCGACGTCGCGCTGCGAGCGATCGCCGGCGTGACGCGGGCCGCGCGCCCGAACCCCGCTGATACCCTGGCGCCGGACGACGCGGCCCTGTCCGAGGACGAGCGCCGCCATGTGGCCGGCCTGATGCGCATCAACCATGTCGGCGAGGTCTGCGCCCAGGCCCTCTACCAGGCGCAGAAGCTGACCGCGCGCACGCCGGCGGTGCGCACGCAGATGGATACCGCGGCGCGCGAAGAGGAAGACCACCTCGCCTGGTGCGCCGATCGCCTGCGCGAGCTCGGTTCGCGGCCCAGCCTGCTGAATCCGCTCTGGTATGCGGGCGCCTTCGCCATCGGCTGGGCGGCCGGCCGTGCCGGCGACCGGGTCAGCCTCGGCTTCGTCGCCGAGACCGAGCGCCAGGTCGAGCAGCACCTGAGCGGCCACCTCGAGCGCCTGCCCGCGGCCGACTCGCGCTCGCGGGCCATCCTCGAACAGATGCGCGACGACGAGGTGCGCCATGGCGACGCCGCCAGGGAGGCGGGCGGCATGCCGCTGCCCGACCCCGTGCGGGCCGTCATGCGCCTGGCCTCGCGCGTGATGACCACGGCCGCCTACCGTCTCTGA
- a CDS encoding porin: MKKSLIAAAALCACAGAAQAQSSVTLYGVVDAPIEYVSNMPKAGGGSANLFRMASGGGLSGSRWGLRGTEDLGGGNQALFVLESGFGIDNGASQQGNRLFGRQAFVGLNNNQFGKITLGRQYTTIFDVLANFSPTGYATMWEPVVQQLGLNFRSDNTAKYTGTFGPVTAEGHWSFGNGALGAGEAPGQFRRDSGYGLGASYIAGPLGVGVAYDQYNPSLNGAGGATGTIRKAAVAASYSFGSAIKVMAGYRWGQAQAPAGLASALSQYRDDYYWAGINYQATAALGLTLGYSYDNFKSMATSATTSVNPPNPWQVQLVADYNLSKRTDVYVMGAYAKNAGLGLDNLSINFANGYTPATGKDSMVGVAVGLRHKF, encoded by the coding sequence ATGAAGAAATCGCTTATCGCGGCAGCGGCGCTGTGCGCATGTGCCGGTGCGGCTCAAGCGCAATCCAGCGTGACCCTGTACGGCGTGGTGGATGCGCCGATCGAGTACGTCAGCAACATGCCGAAGGCCGGCGGCGGCTCGGCGAACCTGTTCCGCATGGCCAGCGGCGGCGGCCTGTCCGGTTCGCGTTGGGGCCTGCGCGGCACGGAAGACCTGGGCGGCGGCAACCAGGCACTGTTCGTGCTGGAAAGCGGTTTCGGCATTGACAACGGCGCCAGCCAGCAGGGCAACCGCCTGTTTGGTCGCCAAGCTTTCGTCGGCCTGAACAACAACCAGTTCGGCAAGATCACCCTGGGCCGCCAGTACACCACGATCTTCGACGTGCTCGCCAACTTCTCGCCGACCGGCTACGCCACGATGTGGGAACCGGTGGTGCAGCAACTGGGCCTGAACTTCCGCTCGGACAACACCGCCAAGTACACCGGCACCTTCGGTCCGGTCACGGCCGAGGGCCACTGGTCGTTCGGCAATGGCGCGCTGGGCGCCGGCGAAGCGCCGGGCCAGTTCCGCCGTGACAGCGGCTACGGTCTCGGTGCCTCCTACATCGCCGGCCCGCTCGGCGTCGGCGTGGCCTACGACCAGTACAACCCGTCACTCAACGGCGCCGGCGGCGCCACTGGCACGATCCGCAAGGCAGCCGTGGCCGCCAGCTACTCCTTCGGCAGCGCCATCAAGGTCATGGCCGGCTACCGCTGGGGCCAGGCCCAGGCACCCGCTGGTCTGGCATCGGCCCTCTCGCAGTACCGCGACGACTACTACTGGGCTGGTATCAACTACCAGGCAACCGCCGCGCTGGGCCTGACGCTGGGCTACTCTTACGACAACTTCAAGAGCATGGCCACCAGTGCCACCACCTCGGTCAATCCGCCCAATCCCTGGCAAGTGCAGCTGGTCGCGGACTACAACCTGTCCAAGCGCACCGACGTCTACGTGATGGGCGCCTATGCCAAGAACGCCGGCCTGGGCCTGGACAACCTGTCGATCAACTTCGCCAACGGCTATACACCCGCCACGGGCAAGGACAGCATGGTCGGCGTCGCCGTCGGCCTGCGCCACAAGTTCTAA
- a CDS encoding Bug family tripartite tricarboxylate transporter substrate binding protein, with product MRSSRRTILAVMLGAVASLAGVSGPAAADAYPSKPIRLVVPFPAGGTTDILARAVAAELSKLPGWNVVVDNRPGAGGNIGADLVAKAPPDGYTLLMGTVGTHGINQSLYGKLPFDPVKDFAPITEVAAVPNVLVVNPAFAQQNQINTVNDLIAYARAHPGKLNMASSGNGTSIHLAGELFKTQTHTYMVHFPYKGSGPALTDLAGGTMQLMFDNLPSSIALIKAGKLKALAVTSAKPSAALPGVGTIAELAKLPNYEASSWFGLLAPAGTPHEVVVRIQQEVARSLATPAMRDKLQAQGADPVGNTPEQFAAFIRAELAKWSKVVKDSGAKVD from the coding sequence ATGCGCAGCAGTCGCAGAACCATCCTGGCGGTGATGCTCGGCGCCGTCGCCAGCCTCGCCGGGGTGTCGGGCCCGGCGGCGGCCGACGCCTATCCGAGCAAGCCGATCCGGCTGGTGGTGCCCTTCCCGGCGGGCGGGACCACCGACATCCTGGCGCGCGCGGTGGCGGCCGAGTTGTCCAAGCTGCCAGGCTGGAACGTCGTGGTCGACAACCGCCCCGGCGCGGGCGGCAATATCGGCGCCGACCTGGTGGCCAAGGCACCGCCCGACGGCTACACGCTGCTGATGGGCACCGTCGGCACGCACGGCATCAACCAGTCGCTCTACGGCAAGCTGCCCTTCGACCCGGTCAAGGATTTCGCGCCGATCACCGAGGTGGCCGCCGTACCCAATGTGCTGGTCGTGAACCCGGCTTTCGCGCAGCAGAACCAGATCAACACGGTCAACGACCTGATCGCCTACGCGCGCGCCCATCCCGGCAAGCTGAATATGGCCTCGAGCGGCAACGGTACCTCGATTCACCTGGCCGGCGAGTTGTTCAAGACGCAGACCCATACCTATATGGTGCACTTCCCCTACAAGGGCAGCGGACCGGCGCTGACCGACCTGGCCGGGGGCACCATGCAGCTGATGTTCGATAACCTGCCCTCCTCGATCGCCTTGATCAAGGCGGGCAAGCTCAAGGCGCTGGCGGTGACCAGCGCCAAGCCCTCGGCCGCGCTCCCGGGCGTGGGCACGATCGCGGAGCTGGCCAAGCTGCCGAACTACGAAGCCAGTTCCTGGTTCGGCCTGCTGGCACCGGCAGGCACGCCTCATGAGGTCGTGGTGCGCATCCAGCAGGAGGTGGCCAGGTCGCTGGCCACGCCGGCGATGCGCGACAAGCTGCAGGCCCAGGGCGCCGATCCGGTCGGCAACACGCCCGAGCAGTTCGCCGCCTTCATCCGCGCCGAGCTGGCCAAGTGGTCCAAGGTGGTGAAGGACTCCGGCGCGAAGGTGGATTGA
- a CDS encoding MarR family winged helix-turn-helix transcriptional regulator → MPNPPDIEASAEPALDLETRADDSGHEALRLWLRLLTCTNLLEGDIRSRLRQEFACTLPRFDLMAQLDRHPEGLKMGELSRRLMVTGGNVTGITDQLQQEGLVSREALPSDRRAYLIRLTPAGRTAFSGMARAHEQWVEELFGGLGESDRRALFKLLGRLKASLAAP, encoded by the coding sequence ATGCCCAATCCTCCCGATATCGAGGCAAGCGCCGAACCGGCGCTGGACCTCGAAACCCGTGCCGACGACAGTGGCCATGAGGCGCTGCGCCTGTGGCTGCGCCTGCTGACCTGCACCAACCTGCTGGAAGGGGATATCCGCTCCCGCCTGCGCCAGGAGTTCGCCTGCACGCTGCCGCGCTTCGACCTGATGGCCCAGCTGGACCGCCACCCCGAAGGCTTGAAAATGGGAGAGCTGTCGCGCCGCCTGATGGTGACCGGCGGCAACGTGACCGGCATCACGGACCAGTTGCAGCAGGAGGGACTGGTCTCGCGCGAAGCGCTGCCCAGCGACCGCCGTGCCTACCTGATCCGGCTGACCCCGGCCGGCCGCACGGCATTCTCGGGCATGGCGCGGGCCCACGAACAGTGGGTCGAGGAATTGTTCGGCGGGCTGGGCGAATCCGACCGCCGCGCGCTGTTCAAGCTGCTCGGCCGCCTGAAGGCCAGCCTGGCCGCGCCCTGA
- a CDS encoding long-chain fatty acid--CoA ligase, whose amino-acid sequence MERFWLKQYPAGVPAEIDASQFRSLGELLEESFRAYADRKAFVCMDKAITYGELDRMSAQFAAWLQARGLRAGARVAIMMPNVLQYPVVLAAVLRAGFVVVNVNPLYTPRELEHQLKDSGAEAIVILENFATTLQQVLASTPVKHVVVASMGDLLGGLKGAIVNFVVRNVKKMVPAWELPNCVRFNDVLREGSRMQRKPVSTGPDDVAFLQYTGGTTGVSKGATLLHRNIVSNVLQSEAWMQPALNKGGQIDQVITITALPLYHIFALTVCCLLGMRSGGMSVLIPNPRDIPGFVKELQKYRFHMFPAVNTLYNALLNSPDIGKVDFSNLRVANGGGMAVQEAVAKQWLAKTGCPIIEGYGLSETSPSATCNPTDTDAFSGTIGLPLPSTDIAIRDDDGRDLPLGQPGEICIRGPQVMAGYWNRPDETAKVMTPDGFFKTGDIGVMDERGYTKIVDRKKDMILVSGFNVYPNEVEGVVAECPGVLEVAAVGVPDQHSGEVVKLFVVKKDPALTEADVIAFCKERLTGYKRPKYVEFRSELPKTNVGKILRRELRDNRQAA is encoded by the coding sequence ATGGAAAGGTTTTGGCTGAAGCAGTACCCGGCGGGCGTGCCCGCCGAGATCGATGCCAGCCAGTTCCGCTCGCTCGGCGAGCTGCTGGAAGAGTCTTTCCGCGCCTATGCGGACCGCAAGGCTTTCGTCTGCATGGACAAGGCCATCACCTATGGCGAACTGGACCGGATGTCGGCGCAGTTCGCCGCCTGGCTGCAGGCGCGCGGCCTGCGCGCCGGCGCGCGCGTCGCCATCATGATGCCGAACGTGCTGCAGTACCCCGTGGTGCTCGCCGCGGTGCTGCGCGCAGGTTTCGTCGTGGTCAACGTCAATCCGCTGTACACCCCGCGCGAGCTGGAGCACCAGCTCAAGGACAGCGGCGCCGAGGCCATCGTCATCCTGGAGAATTTCGCCACCACGCTGCAGCAGGTGCTGGCCAGCACGCCGGTCAAGCATGTCGTCGTGGCCAGCATGGGCGACCTGCTCGGCGGCCTCAAGGGCGCCATCGTCAATTTCGTCGTGCGCAACGTCAAGAAGATGGTGCCGGCCTGGGAGCTGCCCAACTGCGTCCGCTTCAACGACGTGCTGCGCGAAGGCAGCCGCATGCAGCGCAAGCCGGTCTCGACCGGCCCGGACGATGTCGCCTTCCTGCAATACACGGGGGGGACCACCGGCGTGTCGAAGGGAGCGACGCTGCTGCACCGGAACATCGTTTCCAATGTGCTGCAGTCGGAGGCCTGGATGCAGCCGGCGCTGAACAAGGGCGGCCAGATCGACCAGGTGATCACCATCACCGCGCTGCCGCTCTACCACATCTTCGCGCTGACGGTCTGCTGCCTGCTGGGCATGCGCAGCGGCGGCATGAGCGTGCTGATCCCGAATCCGCGCGACATCCCGGGCTTCGTCAAGGAACTGCAGAAGTACCGCTTCCACATGTTCCCGGCGGTCAACACGCTGTACAACGCGCTGCTCAACAGCCCGGACATCGGCAAGGTCGACTTCTCCAACCTGCGCGTCGCCAACGGCGGCGGCATGGCGGTGCAGGAGGCGGTCGCCAAGCAATGGCTGGCCAAGACCGGCTGCCCGATCATCGAGGGCTACGGCCTGTCGGAGACGTCGCCCTCGGCCACCTGCAACCCGACCGACACCGATGCCTTCTCCGGCACCATCGGCCTGCCGCTGCCTTCCACCGATATCGCCATCCGCGACGACGACGGCCGCGACCTGCCGCTGGGCCAGCCCGGCGAGATCTGCATCCGCGGGCCGCAGGTGATGGCCGGCTACTGGAACCGTCCGGACGAGACCGCCAAGGTCATGACGCCGGACGGCTTCTTCAAGACCGGCGACATCGGCGTGATGGACGAGCGCGGCTACACCAAGATCGTCGACCGCAAGAAGGACATGATCCTGGTGTCGGGCTTCAACGTCTATCCGAACGAGGTCGAGGGCGTGGTGGCGGAATGCCCGGGGGTGCTGGAAGTGGCAGCGGTCGGCGTGCCGGACCAGCACTCCGGCGAGGTGGTCAAGCTGTTCGTGGTGAAGAAGGATCCGGCGCTGACCGAAGCGGACGTGATCGCCTTCTGCAAGGAACGCCTGACCGGCTACAAGCGGCCGAAGTATGTCGAGTTCCGCAGCGAGCTGCCCAAGACCAATGTGGGCAAGATCCTGCGCCGCGAGTTGCGCGACAACCGCCAGGCGGCCTGA